From a region of the Georgenia yuyongxinii genome:
- the qcrB gene encoding cytochrome bc1 complex cytochrome b subunit has translation MAATADYLDTHTGAGKAVKFISRKIFPEHWSFLLGEIALWSFVTLVITGIFLTMFFEPSMTHTTYPTDALPVSHQGMEMSAAYASTVYMSFEVKGGLLMRQMHHWAALLFMAGIVTHMMRIFFTGAFRKPRQLNWLIGFTLLILGLAAGFSGYSLPDDVLSGNGLRIADGVAKSIPIIGSYASYGLFGGEFPGTDIVPRLFTVHILLVPGLIIALVTVHLILMVVHKHTQYPGPGRTDGNVVGFPAFPVYVTKMAGYFFIVFGFLALMGTFLSINNVWNYGPYDPSPVSAGAQPDWYMLFLEGALRLMPGWEVMIGGYTLSLNILIPGVVIPGLLFTFMAVYPFLEAAATKDVREHHVLDRPRNVPVRTALGVAWLTSFVILVLAGSNDLLATHFDLSINDITWAFRILFFVGPVIAFIVTKRACLALQRRDRELALHGHETGRVVQLANGAFMEVHKPLDDHERWLLVAHEPRRPIEIEPATDRNGVDRPGYRTDMIRHKLSRFFYEDRVEPVTPAELAATGHGGEILGDEGPARQVRGGGVEVELEVPQGHHDPGVPASSSVAMLARSRED, from the coding sequence ATGGCCGCCACCGCGGACTACCTCGACACCCACACCGGCGCCGGCAAGGCCGTCAAGTTCATCTCCCGGAAGATCTTCCCCGAGCACTGGTCCTTCCTGCTCGGCGAGATCGCGCTGTGGAGCTTCGTCACCCTGGTGATCACCGGGATCTTCCTGACGATGTTCTTCGAGCCGTCGATGACCCACACGACCTACCCCACGGACGCCCTGCCGGTGTCCCACCAGGGCATGGAGATGTCCGCGGCCTACGCCTCGACCGTCTACATGTCGTTCGAGGTCAAGGGTGGTCTGCTCATGCGGCAGATGCACCACTGGGCCGCCCTGCTCTTCATGGCCGGCATCGTCACGCACATGATGCGCATCTTCTTCACCGGTGCGTTCCGCAAGCCCCGCCAGCTCAACTGGCTCATCGGGTTCACGCTGCTGATCCTCGGCCTCGCGGCCGGCTTCTCGGGCTACTCCCTGCCGGACGACGTCCTGTCCGGCAACGGCCTGCGCATCGCCGACGGCGTCGCCAAGTCGATCCCGATCATCGGCTCCTACGCCAGCTACGGGCTCTTCGGCGGCGAGTTCCCCGGCACCGACATCGTCCCGCGCCTGTTCACCGTGCACATCCTGCTCGTGCCCGGCCTGATCATCGCGCTGGTGACTGTGCACCTCATCCTGATGGTCGTGCACAAGCACACCCAGTACCCCGGGCCCGGCCGCACCGACGGCAACGTCGTCGGCTTCCCCGCCTTCCCGGTGTACGTCACCAAGATGGCCGGGTACTTCTTCATCGTCTTCGGCTTCCTGGCGCTGATGGGCACGTTCCTGTCGATCAACAACGTCTGGAACTACGGCCCGTACGACCCCTCCCCCGTCTCCGCCGGCGCCCAGCCGGACTGGTACATGCTCTTCCTCGAGGGCGCCCTGCGGCTCATGCCGGGCTGGGAGGTCATGATCGGCGGCTACACGCTGTCGCTGAACATCCTCATCCCCGGCGTGGTCATCCCGGGTCTGCTGTTCACCTTCATGGCCGTCTACCCGTTCCTCGAGGCGGCGGCCACCAAGGACGTTCGCGAGCACCACGTGCTCGACCGCCCGCGCAACGTCCCGGTGCGCACGGCACTGGGTGTCGCCTGGCTCACCTCGTTCGTGATCCTCGTGCTGGCCGGGTCGAACGACCTCCTCGCCACGCACTTCGACCTGTCCATCAACGACATCACCTGGGCCTTCCGCATCCTGTTCTTCGTCGGCCCGGTCATCGCCTTCATCGTCACCAAGCGTGCGTGCCTGGCACTGCAGCGCCGGGACCGCGAGCTCGCCCTGCACGGCCACGAGACCGGCCGCGTGGTGCAGCTGGCCAACGGCGCGTTCATGGAGGTCCACAAGCCGCTCGACGACCACGAGCGGTGGCTGTTGGTGGCGCACGAGCCGCGCCGCCCGATCGAGATCGAGCCCGCGACCGACCGGAACGGTGTGGACCGGCCCGGCTACCGCACCGACATGATCCGCCACAAGCTGTCCCGGTTCTTCTACGAGGACCGTGTCGAGCCAGTCACCCCGGCCGAGCTGGCCGCCACCGGCCACGGCGGCGAGATCCTCGGCGACGAGGGCCCGGCCCGTCAGGTCCGCGGCGGCGGCGTCGAGGTCGAGCTCGAGGTGCCGCAGGGGCACCACGACCCGGGCGTGCCCGCCTCCAGCTCCGTCGCGATGCTCGCCCGGTCGCGCGAGGACTGA
- the qcrA gene encoding cytochrome bc1 complex Rieske iron-sulfur subunit encodes MSSIDQYNPAPTTEVPERFENPGLEENLPRLTDADSGARKRAERLVLILFTLSILASIGAVVGYFAIPLDSTLGNVRLSTLVLGLGLGIGFFGIGAAAIHWAKAVMFYYERIELRHPTESDPETKQVAAQMMIDGVNESGIARRPVLKGAIAGAAALAPLPILVPLIGNLGDDWDVSKFKHTIWGDTPEGTYGTLPDGSRGRRLARDPEDTPIKASDVTIGSVFHVIPQGLNDEEDFYEEKAKSVVLLVRVDPRVLKERPERADWSYDGIVAYSKICTHVGCPVALYEQQTHHLLCPCHQSTFDVTDEAKVVFGPAKRPLPQLPIAVDDEGYLVARSDFTEPIGPSYWERLK; translated from the coding sequence GTGAGCAGCATCGACCAGTACAACCCCGCCCCGACGACGGAGGTTCCCGAGCGCTTCGAGAACCCCGGCCTCGAGGAGAACCTCCCGCGCCTGACCGACGCCGACTCCGGGGCGCGCAAGCGCGCCGAGCGGCTCGTCCTCATCCTCTTCACCCTGTCGATCCTCGCCTCGATCGGCGCGGTCGTCGGATATTTCGCGATCCCGCTGGACAGCACGCTCGGCAACGTGCGGCTCTCCACCCTGGTGCTCGGCCTCGGTCTGGGCATCGGGTTCTTCGGTATCGGTGCCGCCGCGATCCACTGGGCCAAGGCGGTGATGTTCTACTACGAGCGCATCGAGCTGCGGCACCCGACCGAGTCGGACCCGGAGACCAAGCAGGTCGCGGCCCAGATGATGATCGATGGCGTCAACGAGTCGGGCATCGCCCGCCGCCCGGTCCTCAAGGGCGCCATCGCCGGCGCCGCCGCGCTCGCTCCCCTGCCGATCCTCGTGCCGCTCATCGGCAACCTCGGCGACGACTGGGATGTCTCGAAGTTCAAGCACACGATCTGGGGCGACACCCCCGAAGGCACGTACGGCACCCTGCCGGACGGCTCCCGCGGGCGGCGTCTGGCCCGTGATCCCGAGGACACCCCGATCAAGGCGTCGGACGTCACCATCGGGTCGGTCTTCCACGTCATCCCCCAGGGCCTGAACGACGAGGAGGACTTCTACGAGGAGAAGGCCAAGTCGGTCGTCCTGCTGGTCCGCGTCGACCCGCGTGTGCTCAAGGAGCGCCCCGAGCGCGCGGACTGGTCCTACGACGGCATCGTGGCCTACTCCAAGATCTGCACCCACGTCGGGTGCCCGGTGGCCCTCTACGAGCAGCAGACCCACCACCTGCTGTGCCCGTGCCACCAGTCGACGTTCGACGTCACCGACGAGGCCAAGGTGGTCTTTGGCCCCGCCAAGCGGCCGCTGCCCCAGCTGCCCATCGCGGTCGACGACGAGGGCTACCTCGTCGCGCGCAGCGACTTCACCGAGCCGATCGGCCCGTCCTACTGGGAGCGTCTGAAGTGA
- the qcrC gene encoding cytochrome bc1 complex diheme cytochrome c subunit: MKALAASRRSRYAPAVLVLLALILTGALYAVLAPRPAEATTTGTAQDIKQGEALFQANCSTCHGLDAEGTDLAPSLIGVGAASVDFQMATGRMPMANNSPQAEAKEPQFDGEQISQVAAYVASLGPGPTIPTADQVDPAAGDSANGMALFRTNCAMCHNAVGAGGALSEGKYAPALYESTPTEIYEAMLTGPQSMPVFNEANISPEGKQDIIAFLMEQRETSVGGITFGSLGPVAEGLWVWVIGIGGLIGLAVWIGAKSS; encoded by the coding sequence GTGAAGGCACTCGCCGCCAGCAGAAGGAGCCGGTACGCACCGGCCGTCCTGGTGCTGCTCGCCCTGATCCTGACCGGCGCCCTGTACGCCGTGCTCGCCCCGCGCCCCGCGGAGGCGACGACCACCGGAACCGCCCAGGACATCAAGCAGGGTGAGGCGTTGTTCCAGGCGAACTGCTCCACCTGCCACGGACTGGACGCCGAGGGCACCGACCTGGCGCCGTCGCTCATCGGCGTGGGTGCCGCATCGGTCGACTTCCAGATGGCGACCGGGCGCATGCCGATGGCGAACAACTCCCCGCAGGCGGAGGCGAAGGAACCGCAGTTCGACGGCGAGCAGATCAGCCAGGTCGCGGCCTACGTCGCATCCCTGGGCCCCGGCCCGACCATCCCCACCGCCGACCAGGTCGACCCCGCGGCCGGCGACTCCGCCAACGGCATGGCCCTGTTCCGCACCAACTGCGCCATGTGCCACAACGCCGTCGGCGCCGGTGGTGCGCTCAGCGAGGGCAAGTACGCCCCCGCCCTCTACGAGTCGACGCCCACCGAGATCTACGAGGCGATGCTCACCGGGCCGCAGTCGATGCCGGTCTTCAACGAGGCCAACATCAGCCCCGAGGGCAAGCAGGACATCATCGCCTTCCTCATGGAGCAGCGGGAGACCTCCGTCGGAGGGATCACGTTCGGATCCCTCGGCCCGGTCGCCGAGGGCCTGTGGGTGTGGGTGATCGGCATCGGCGGCCTCATCGGCCTGGCCGTCTGGATCGGAGCGAAGTCGTCGTGA
- the ctaE gene encoding aa3-type cytochrome oxidase subunit III — MSSTTAAPSAAHVSVTRPNTLSVGVIVWLSSELMFFAGLFAMYFTHRSVAGPEVWTETSSILNFPFSFANTTVLVLSSVTCQMGVFAAERFQATRTGSLLNVARWGMVEWYTLTFLMGAFFVSGQVAEYAELVQHGLTISSGSYGSVFYITTGFHALHVIGGLIAFLFVLGRAFSAKRFGHLEAGSAVVTSYYWHFVDVVWIALFFIIYVLR; from the coding sequence GTGTCGTCAACCACTGCTGCCCCGAGCGCTGCCCACGTATCGGTGACACGGCCGAACACCTTGTCGGTCGGCGTCATCGTCTGGTTGTCCAGCGAGCTGATGTTCTTCGCGGGTCTCTTCGCGATGTATTTCACACACCGGTCTGTCGCTGGGCCGGAGGTGTGGACCGAGACCTCCAGCATCCTGAACTTCCCGTTCTCCTTCGCGAACACCACCGTGCTCGTCCTGAGCTCGGTCACCTGCCAGATGGGGGTGTTCGCCGCCGAGCGCTTCCAGGCCACCCGCACGGGTTCTCTGCTGAACGTCGCGCGCTGGGGCATGGTCGAGTGGTACACGCTGACCTTCCTGATGGGCGCCTTCTTCGTGTCCGGTCAGGTCGCCGAGTACGCCGAGCTCGTCCAGCACGGGCTGACGATCTCCTCCGGCTCCTACGGGTCGGTCTTCTACATCACCACCGGCTTCCACGCGCTCCACGTCATCGGTGGCCTCATCGCGTTCCTGTTCGTCCTCGGACGGGCATTCAGCGCCAAGCGGTTCGGCCACCTCGAGGCGGGCAGTGCGGTCGTCACGTCGTACTACTGGCACTTCGTCGACGTGGTCTGGATCGCCCTGTTCTTCATCATCTACGTCCTCAGGTAG
- a CDS encoding response regulator transcription factor produces the protein MTSTQTTPARAGDETGTVDLLIYSDDVDTRRTVIEAVGRRAAKGLPLIRWTEAATHAGVLQKVADGDFALLVLDGEAAKVGGMAVSRQLKSEIYNCPPILLLIARPQDAWLATWSEADAYVSAPLDPIDLQEAVALLLREQAAK, from the coding sequence ATGACCAGCACCCAGACCACACCTGCACGTGCGGGGGATGAGACGGGGACGGTCGACCTGCTGATCTACAGCGACGACGTCGACACCCGACGGACGGTGATCGAGGCGGTGGGCCGGCGCGCCGCCAAGGGCCTGCCGCTGATCCGGTGGACCGAGGCCGCCACGCACGCGGGCGTGCTCCAGAAGGTCGCCGACGGCGACTTCGCGCTGCTCGTGCTCGACGGCGAGGCCGCGAAGGTCGGCGGCATGGCGGTGAGCCGGCAGCTCAAGAGCGAGATCTACAACTGCCCCCCGATCCTGCTGCTGATCGCCCGTCCGCAGGACGCCTGGCTGGCCACCTGGTCCGAGGCCGACGCCTACGTCTCCGCCCCGCTCGACCCGATCGACCTGCAGGAGGCGGTGGCGCTCCTCCTGCGCGAGCAGGCCGCGAAGTGA
- the trpD gene encoding anthranilate phosphoribosyltransferase: MSAAVSTHAPEPTWPGLLLQLVHRQDLTAAETAWAMDQVMQGLTSPTVLAGFLAALATKGETVEELRGLADAMLDHAMPIHVRSDVVDIVGTGGDRLQTVNISTMASLVIAAAGVGVVKHGNRASSSRSGSADVLEALGVDLNLEIPRVESVFAELGITFCFANLFHPSFRHAAVARKELGIGTAFNLLGPLTNPARPRAGAIGVSDARTAPLVAGVLASRGTRALVFRGQNGLDELSGTVLNEVWEVRDGAVTEHTVDAVRELGLAPATVADLRGKDATYNAGVARDMLAGRAGPVREAVLLNAAAAFVADGTLPGTSEGRLVARLAIGLEHAARSVDSGAAADLLERWVTLTR, encoded by the coding sequence GTGAGTGCCGCGGTCAGCACTCACGCGCCCGAGCCGACCTGGCCCGGTCTGCTCCTCCAGCTGGTCCACCGCCAGGACCTGACCGCCGCCGAGACGGCGTGGGCCATGGACCAGGTCATGCAGGGTCTGACCTCACCGACGGTGCTCGCGGGGTTCCTCGCCGCCCTGGCCACCAAGGGGGAGACGGTCGAGGAGCTGCGCGGCCTCGCGGACGCCATGCTCGATCACGCCATGCCCATCCACGTGCGCTCCGACGTCGTCGACATCGTGGGCACCGGCGGGGACCGGCTGCAGACGGTCAACATCTCCACCATGGCCTCGCTCGTGATCGCCGCCGCCGGGGTGGGGGTGGTCAAGCACGGCAACCGGGCGTCGAGCTCACGCTCCGGGTCGGCCGACGTGCTGGAGGCGTTGGGGGTGGACCTGAACCTGGAGATCCCGCGCGTCGAGTCGGTGTTCGCCGAGCTGGGGATCACGTTCTGCTTCGCGAACCTCTTCCACCCCTCGTTTCGGCACGCGGCGGTGGCCCGCAAGGAGCTGGGGATCGGCACGGCGTTCAACCTGCTGGGCCCGCTGACCAACCCGGCCCGCCCCCGGGCAGGAGCGATCGGTGTCTCCGACGCGCGCACGGCCCCGCTCGTGGCCGGTGTCCTGGCGAGCCGCGGCACCCGGGCGCTGGTGTTCCGGGGGCAGAACGGGCTCGACGAGCTCAGCGGGACGGTTCTCAACGAGGTGTGGGAGGTCCGCGACGGCGCCGTCACCGAGCACACGGTCGACGCCGTGCGGGAGCTGGGCCTCGCCCCGGCCACCGTGGCGGACCTGCGCGGTAAGGACGCGACGTACAACGCCGGCGTGGCCCGGGACATGCTCGCCGGGCGGGCCGGACCGGTCCGTGAGGCGGTGCTGCTCAACGCCGCCGCCGCGTTCGTGGCCGACGGCACCCTCCCGGGCACGTCGGAGGGTCGACTGGTCGCTCGGCTCGCCATCGGTCTCGAGCACGCCGCACGCTCGGTCGACTCCGGGGCAGCTGCGGACCTGCTCGAGCGCTGGGTGACGCTGACGCGCTGA